Part of the Pseudoalteromonas sp. Scap06 genome is shown below.
AATTCTATACTGGTGCTTAACCATGATTGTCTAAGTAAAGTAGTAACATGTACCGACAGACTAGGCGACGAATCACTGCCCGTTTTAAATGACTCTAATGATTGATTTAAATCTTGCTTTACCTGATCAATATCAATATCGAAAGCACCGAATATGAGTCTAACATCGTCTAGTTGCTGCTCAATCATAGCTAACAGCCAATGCTCTAATTCAACCGTAAAATGGCTGCGGCTATTACAAATTGCGACCGCTGCTTCTAAGCTCTTTCTACAATCTGGGCTTAGTTTCTCAACTAATTTGTTTAATGTCATCGTTGACATACACTGTTCCTTTTAATTTTAATTATCCTTTAAACGATAACTTAGTAGGGTTAAATTTAGGGGTGTCTTTACTCGCCATTAAAAAGCTATTTGCGCCTAGTTGGCATTCACTTTTTGACAGCTGCACCGCATCAAGTTGTTGAAAATCTGACTCAATAACAAGTCGAAATGAAATAGCATTGCCGGCATAGTCTTTGACAATTTTTTTAGCTAATTCAAATAACTTGCCTTTAGGTAACAAGGATTTTGCTTTATCAAAATCGCGGGTACTGATATGGATCTCGATATTAGAAGAAATATCCCATATCTTTTTACCAATTACCGTATCAACACCTAAGCGGGCATGTTGTCCCTCATAAAGGCGTTCACTTGCTAAACATGTTTGCTCTTGTGGCTTCAAATCGTGCCACTTACCTATCATTTGTTTAATGACAACATCACAGCCAAGATATGAGCTCAGTACACTTTTTAAATCAAAAGCATTGCGAATTTTTCGGCTATAAAGGCCTGAAAAGTGCAACTGATGTTCATCATAACCGCCGCTTAAAAGCCCTAATATTTGTGTGTATGGGTCTTTGTTTTTATCTTTATTTATATGATTTAAAGACGGTTTATATTTTTTCCACGCTCGATAATATAAAGACACCAAACGGTGATTAAACATGTCGTAAAAGTCGCGCATGGTTGTATCTTTATAGCGAAGACGCTGCATCACCAGTTCGCTATAAAATTGAGGCAAAGCCCCCGAACAACCCGTTAATCCCATAAAAGAGATCTGCATGTTGACTTTATGTAAGCCATCTTCAAAGCTTGCTTGTTCTAATTTTGTGATAGCGTTACCTGGGTAACCAAATTTTTGAGTTGCGGTAAACTTAATTAACTCTTGCTTTGGACTACTGTCATACCCTACATAGCGATACTCCAAGCCATGCTTTTTCAGCTGGTTTTCAATAATGAAAACTGCTTTATAAAAGTCAACTTGTGACGCTTGAGAAATAATATGTTG
Proteins encoded:
- the tssG gene encoding type VI secretion system baseplate subunit TssG → MIQHIISQASQVDFYKAVFIIENQLKKHGLEYRYVGYDSSPKQELIKFTATQKFGYPGNAITKLEQASFEDGLHKVNMQISFMGLTGCSGALPQFYSELVMQRLRYKDTTMRDFYDMFNHRLVSLYYRAWKKYKPSLNHINKDKNKDPYTQILGLLSGGYDEHQLHFSGLYSRKIRNAFDLKSVLSSYLGCDVVIKQMIGKWHDLKPQEQTCLASERLYEGQHARLGVDTVIGKKIWDISSNIEIHISTRDFDKAKSLLPKGKLFELAKKIVKDYAGNAISFRLVIESDFQQLDAVQLSKSECQLGANSFLMASKDTPKFNPTKLSFKG